Below is a genomic region from Miscanthus floridulus cultivar M001 chromosome 1, ASM1932011v1, whole genome shotgun sequence.
tgtatctgtatctttatcttatttgttgctttactctttagtcttttggcttaatctagatggattatggactcatagagtggtgtaatggtttgcgcacgtatgatatatatatatatatatatatatatatatatatatatatatatatatatatatatatatatatatatatatatatatatatactgcttttactcaatatccgaatagatatttgtatccgaccttctccgaatccgattcataccgtattcgatactcattattcgtatccgtaaccgagtcaatccatattcgtatatgtatccgaacgctatccgtgtccgaatccgaatccgaacataaatatgaaaacaaatataatatgggtgatatccgttcgtatccgatccgttttcatccctaataatAAGGATGCATAACTCCGTTATCAGTACTCCAGAATTTCCCATTTTGGGCTACAGTCAGTTACGGCAGTACATGTTACAGACATATATATGTTACTGCACTAAAGGTGACAGCCTGACAGGCCAAGATAGCCATCATTGGCCCATAACACTTCTAAGCTGCGTGTCTTCTAGCAGATTAGGACAGTAGTTCCCTCTGACCATGCCACTACATATCTGATATATGCTGATGCATCAATCATGCCTTTTCTTTTCCTAAAGTTGGGCATATAGTGGAGCAGAACAAGACCATGGTTGTGCACTCATATGCTTCGTGCAATCGTGCTAGCGATATATCTCACCAACCATTTGCAATGAGCATATGCACGCCAGTGATCGGGAGGAACAGATAAGACGCATTTGCTTTTGCATTTTGGTTTGGTCACTCATCTGGACTAAAACAGTTTATCACAATCAATCAATTACTGTCATTGAATTCCATGCGTGGCTTTTATATTAGCAGTTGTTCAGACTTCAGACACTGGATTACTGACTGATCTAGTGATCTGGGACTACTGATGGTAGAGGCTGCAGCAAGTTGATCAGAGCCACAACCAAAAGTTTTGCTTTTAATTTTTTCCATTTTCCTCTTCTATTGTGCAGGGAAGGTTGCCGACTTCAGTAATGCTGATGTGGCAGTCGATCACTACCACCGTTTCGAGGTGAGTACTGGGCTCTATTGCCTGACGTTGCAATCCTGATAACATTAATGCCCCATTACAAAAATCGGTTTATTTCGACATGTTCAAATGGCTCCTGGCAGGAGGATATACAGCTCATGGCAGACATGGGGATGGATGCGTATCGGTTCTCGATTGCCTGGTCGAGGATTTTGCCAAGTAAGTTTTTGGGAAACGAAAGAAATAGCGACGCTGCCGATGATTTCAGACTGATCTTGACGGCTGGTGCAGAAAGAATCTTCTTTGGTTTTAACAGTTTCTTCAGCTACCGTTGTGATACTAGTCTCATCCTTCAATTGTTGTCGTTTGTTCTTCAGATGGTACTGGCCAAGTCAATCAGGCCGGCATCGACCACTACAACAGATTTATCGATGCATTGCTATCGAAAGGTAAACGGGAAAACAGAAATACTGTTGCTGTAGTACTAAATCAAATAAATGGCTACAGCTGCTGACTTAGGTTAGTGACATATGTGAAATCTTTCAGGGATTGAGCCATATGTAACCCTCTATCACTGGGACCTCCCCCAGGCCTTGGAGGACAGGTACAACGGATGGCTGGACAGGCAGATAGTGTGAGCCCCTTAACTTTTGTCACCTCACCTCCTTAGTTGATCATTCTTAACATAATTATTAGTAACCATTTTCATGACCAACATGCAGCAATGATTTTGCCGAATACGCCGAGACATGCTTCAAGGCTTTCGGAGACCGTGTGAAGCACTGGATCACGCTGAACGAGCCGCACACGGTTGCCATTCAGGGCTACGACGCCGGGCTTCAGGCACCGGGGCGCTGTTCTTTGCTGCTCCATCTCTACTGCAAGTCAGGGAATTCAGGCACTGAGCCCTACATTGTCGCCCACAACTTCATCTTGGCTCACGCGAAGGTTTCAGACATCTACAGAAGGAATTACAAGGTGAGCACATCTTTCTACACATGTAATAAAAATCTTACACAGTTCCACTTTGATTTGTCTAAAAGACAAGGCTCATGAGTTGCTGATCTTTCCTCCATGGAATTGTAGGCAACTCAGAATGGAGAACTTGGGATAGCATTTGACGTCATGTGGTTCGAACCGATGACGAATACTACTGCCGACATCGAAGCTGCCAAGAGAGGGCAAGAGTTTCAGCTAGGATGGTGAGCCTATAAACTCCAGTTGGCAGGAAATGTTTGTTCTGAAACTATGCATGGATGATTGATTGCTGAGTTGGCAAAATTAAATATACTGAAGGTTCGCGGATCCTTTTTTCTTTGGCGATTACCCTGCATCGATGAGATCACGGGTCGGGGACAGGCTCCCCAAGTTCACAGCGGATGAGGCTGCCCTTGTCAAGGGGGCGCTCGACTTCGTTGGCATAAACCACTACACCACTTACTACACCAAGCACAACAGCACCAACCTCGTGGGCCGCCTGCTGCATAACACATTGGCAGACACCGGGACCATCAGCCTTCGTGAGTTGCCATATTCTTCGCCTGATCTTGTACAGTTGTACACTTGTACCTGACATGAAACCTAAGAACTCCCTGCTGACGGTTTCAGCAATTTTGCAGCATTCAGGAACGGGAAAGCCATTGGTGACAGGGTGAGTTCGACAGCACATCCTCCTTGCACATAGAAGAGCAATATGGTGTAGACATTTTATGTGAAAAGAAAAAACTGTTACCGCGTTGCGCAGGCCAATTCGATATGGCTGTACATCGTGCCCAGCGGGATGAGGAGCCTGATGAACTACGTCAAGGAAAGGTACAACAGCCCACCGGTATACATCACCGAAAACGGTAAGGCCATGTGCTGTGAAACCTGTATTATATTAGCTTTGCTGGATTACATCATATGGGTGCTCTAGAATTGCGCTGCCGAATTCTGATGCAGGGATGGACGACGGCAACAGCCCTTTCACTTCCATCAAGGACGCGCTCAAGGACAGCAAGAGGGTCAAGTACCACAACGGCTACCTCACCAACCTGGCTGCCTCCATAAAGTACTCAAAGAACTGATCACGGGCTTTTCCTTAACTTGTTTGGCATTCATAATCATAACAAGGAATGTCTGCAGGGAGGACGGGTGCGACGTGCGTGGCTACTTCGCGTGGTCGCTGCTGGACAACTGGGAGTGGACGGCTGGCTACTCCTCCAGATTCGGGCTCTACTTCGTGGACTACAAGGATAACCTCAAGAGATACCCCAAGAGCTCGGTGCAGTGGTTCAAGAACTTGCTGGGCTCTAGCTGACGGCTGGATATATGGCTTGCTCTGTTTCGCATTGCCATTTCTTCTTCAGGGCCTGGCCAAGCGGCCATCTCAAATCATGTACATTGTGCCGTACCCACGTCCATGTGTACTTGTGTAGGATGGAGCACGCCGAGCTGCAGTGTGCATGTTTTTAGAACCTTTTCCGGGTTATTAAGCATTTCAATTCAATGACAAAATTTAAAAATGAAATTTACATGTGAACTATATtttcaaaaaaataatttaaaaaaaacagAATTTAAAGTTAAATTGGccctcacatttaaacacttgaATTTTGACCATTTAAATATTCAGCATTTGAAATCTAAAAGCTCAAAATtagaatttaaattttaaaaatgtTGAACACGAATTTGATATTTAGAATCTACTCACTCCGTCTGTTTATATTGATCGTCCTCCCGGTGGCGTCCGGTTGATGCGGACGACACGGCCTCCGCTCGGTCTGTTTCAACGGGCCGTTCGCCATCAGTGCCCCGCTGCTGTGCCCCGCCTACCCCACCACCGGCCCCGGTTGATGGGTCTCCTAGCCCTGTCCCGGACGCCCCGGTGAAGGAGCAGGCTGCCATTGACGCGCGGGTGTCGCGGCGCTTCATGGAGCTGGTTGTCGTGCCTCGCTCTGCTGAGCTTGAGGCGGCGGGAGCAGACCTCAGGCTTGCATTGGTTGCTGTCGTCGCTGGCACCAGACCTCCGGTGTCTCCTGCCATGGTCAGCGCCTACCTCGCCACCCACCTCGGCATCGGTGGGGTGTCGGCTTCCGTGCGGCGCCACGACCTGGAGGACTTCGTCGTGAGGTTCTCACGCCGTGAGGACTTAGAGGTGGTGCTACGCACTCCTGTCCATGACGCCCCGTTCTCCCTGatctggcggccatggcggcggacGTCGCTTGCATCTGCCGGCTCGTTCCATTTCAGGGTGCTGGTTGGTATGCGGCGCGTTCCCTTGCACGCGAGGAGTGTGGCGGTGGCGCAGACCATCCTGGGGTCGGCATGCGCCCGCGTCGTGCTCGCTCCGCCGGATGTTGCCCCGGCCGATGATGACCGTGAATTCTTTGTCGCTGCTTGGTGCTTACACCCGAGGTTCATACCCGATGAGAAGACCATTTTCATCCCAGAACCCAATGTGTGCGTCGCCGGGGAGGCGTTCTACCTCCACGCCGATGAGATCGTCCACGATAAGCTGCCTGGGCTGCGCTGTCGAGTACCAAGACTGGAACTCTCCGCTGCCGTCCTCTGCCGACGACGAGGGCCACGGCGGAGGTGCCGGGGATGACGATGACTCTGGTAGTAGCAACAACAACGGTTATCATTCCAGCCTCGACGGCGGAGGCGGCCAGTCGCGTGGCCGTGGGCCTCGATTGTTTAGGTtcgccggcgacggcgacgacgagccGCGCCTGGGAGGACGTCGCGGGCCAACCTTCCAGTCGCATGGTGCGGTGCACGTCGGATCGCTTGCTTGTCCGTTCATCATTGGACGACACGTCGAGGTGGGGCCCCGTGCCGAGCGCGCTAGCCCACGCGCTGACGGGCAGTCGAGGCGCAGAAAGCGCATCTGCTGGATATCCAGGCGCAGAAAGCGGACCTGCTGGCTGACAATTCCACTTGTTGCcaaatttttttgcaaaatgttactgtattgttttttttattatttagtaattagtatccaatcataatctaattaggcttaaaagattcgtctcgtggatttcgtctaaactgtgtaattagttttattttttatttatatttaatacctcatgcatgcgtccaaagattcaatgCGACggaaaattttgaaaaatttaaCATTTTGGAGGCGAACTAAACATGCCCTTGGCCTGTAAAGTCAAAAGGACCGAGGGAGATCTGGGAAGAGATTTGGACCCAATGCTTACAGAGGCAGCCTTACAGCCATATGAGGTAGAAAAGGGGGACCACCATGCCAAGGAAATCAATGATGACGTCTCCCTTGTTGGTCGCCGTGCTGTGTACAGCGACCCGCACGGCTTCCTCGGGAGCCTGC
It encodes:
- the LOC136504207 gene encoding beta-glucosidase 6, which codes for MELTRLLLLLFILGVSLQGCIAQGGDGGGLTRGSFPKGFVFGTASSAYQYEGAVKEDGRGKTIWDKFAHTFGKVADFSNADVAVDHYHRFEEDIQLMADMGMDAYRFSIAWSRILPNGTGQVNQAGIDHYNRFIDALLSKGIEPYVTLYHWDLPQALEDRYNGWLDRQIVNDFAEYAETCFKAFGDRVKHWITLNEPHTVAIQGYDAGLQAPGRCSLLLHLYCKSGNSGTEPYIVAHNFILAHAKVSDIYRRNYKATQNGELGIAFDVMWFEPMTNTTADIEAAKRGQEFQLGWFADPFFFGDYPASMRSRVGDRLPKFTADEAALVKGALDFVGINHYTTYYTKHNSTNLVGRLLHNTLADTGTISLPFRNGKAIGDRANSIWLYIVPSGMRSLMNYVKERYNSPPVYITENGMDDGNSPFTSIKDALKDSKRVKYHNGYLTNLAASIKEDGCDVRGYFAWSLLDNWEWTAGYSSRFGLYFVDYKDNLKRYPKSSVQWFKNLLGSS